AACGCAGCTACACCACCTCACGgtgtttcctctccttccctcggGCACGGCTGCTGGCGGGGCGGCTCTAAACGAGATCGAGGAACCGCTGCAGCGTGCAAAAGAACACAACGATTTACAGATTTACTTTTTTAAGGGTTCCTTTTAGGTATTAAGGGCACTCTTCCCGGCCCCCTCTCACAGCCTCTCAgcagagggcaggcagctggtgaaGGCCCGGCCTCAGCGGCATCTCCCTTTAGCGGGGCTGCAGCCCCGACGGGGCCTGGCTCGAGGCTGGGCTGCGGGGGCGGACAGAGCCCTGCTGTCAGTTCTACAAGCCTCCCTCGGTTGGCGTGAAGCAGTCGATGTGGGGACTAGCCCCGTGGGAGACATTTTTTGCTGCTGCCCTGGTGAGGGAAGTGGGAACGAGTAACAAAGGGACGCGTCCCCTTTAAACACCTCCCCCCGCCTCTCCCACGTGGTGCAGGGCAAGGGCGGGGATTCCGCGATGCGTCACTTCTGTTTCTGTCGTGGTGTAGAGAAGCTGTGCGCGGAGTAGGACGTgagtgttggggtttttcctcATGTCCCGTTGGGGCTGCTGCCATTTTCCTTACCCCTCGTTCTCGGCTGTCGGGGGCTTGGCACCTCCCGGCCGGCGCAGGAGAGGCGCGCTGGGCAACCGTGTGGCGAGGCTTCCCCTTTTCCTCGAGTGTCCGCTGTGCCCTGCGGGAGGAATGTCTCGCCGTGGAGTGGGCCTAGGGcgggaggaggagctgctgccaTGTTGGGGGGGCAAAGAGGATTTGAGTGAGGGAGAAAATGGTGGTGGGGAACCACCCGGCTCTGTTTCCCCCACGCTGAGATCTGACCCTGCACGCTGACGACCCCcgacccccccctttttttttttttttgtgtgtgttgccttttctctccttcGCCGCCGGTAACCTGCACCCCTCTTGCTGCCACAGTGACCCGGGAGGACCTGGGCGTCCTTGCCCGCGCCCCCCTATCGGGCCCTCGCTCCTTTCCCCTGGGGGGGGCAACACGAGCCGtagaaaagaggaagaggggaggaaaatggCGGCTGGGATCCGCCTACCTGGTGTTCTTAGCTCGTACTCGCTTgtctttctcatcttcctttctCTTGTCCTCGCTTGGCCCGTCTCGTTCTACCTTCGCTCTACCCTTCGGTGTCTCCTCACGCTCTGCCTGCCAGCTTCTCCCGAGGGGCACCCACCAcccccattttttttctccagtttccgCCCCCACCTTCCTCCATATTGTTACTCCCTCATCCTGATGCGGTCTCTGGGGTTATTCTCTGCTGgtgcccccgccccccgcgcatCAGACTTTTCTTGTTCGACTTCCTGATTTCATGTCATCGCTGCGCTTATTTTTGCATTGTCTCATtccagctctcctctgcctccattCTGCAGCGTGGCTTATGTGTGCTTCCCATACcctgtttcattttcagtgttaCAGCTTCCATCGTTGTGCTTCAAACTATTACAACAGAATTTGCCCTACTTTAGAACCACATTGATCCATTAGCATTATTCAGactctgtcttttttctttgcacatgGTTTATTTCATTGCCAGTTTAAAAACGCtgctattcctttttctttcctgagatATGCTTCTTTAATCTTTTATTAGCCTTTCCTAGTTGTAGtttattttatacagtttttctctgtgatgcttctttttattctgaaagaacAAATGAGCTATTTATTTGTTACAAAGAGTTTCTAGTAGCAGGCAAGATGTTCAGCTACTATATCTAACCACATGTTTGCATACTAGAGAgatgtagaagcacacctggcaGCATGCATTCAAGGAAAGTTGAATGTCTGCTTGTCTGGTAAATGAATAGACTCTAGTGACTGATGTGGTAAAGCTGCAGTGGAAATATTAATTGCAATACTGTAGTTCACtaagttttttttcattttcagacttTTGTATTATTGATGGGAACTTTAGCTTCGTGTATGACGATTATGCAGCTGTTGCTTGCAAATTCAACTAGGAAAAATGCCCATGTAAGAATATAGATAATGCTGGGACCTTAATCATTTATATTTATGAATGTAATATTGAGAATTCAACTGGAGGAcagtattgtattgtattttttacatGATGGTTCCTACCATACCCGGGGGTATATGAAACTGgtgaaaaattgttcttttgtaAACAGTTCAGAATCTAAAACACTGCATTTAAGGCAGTTGCAGCAAAAAGAAGAGATATAAGAGGGAAGGGTGTTTGAGATCACATCTACAATGTGTATTAAAGCTTATATGAAAAGGCAGGAAAGTCTTCAGGAGGGTTTTGAATAAGATGAGCCTTTACAAGTGGGTTTGAAGATGGCTTTCTAGCCATAATGGGATGTATTCATTGTAAAGTGTTCTCATGTTATCTTTCTCTTCCTAGAATGCCTAAGTCAAAGGAACTTGTGTCTTCAAGCTCATCTGCCAGTGATTCAGATAGTGAAGTTGACAAAAAGGTGAACATTATATGCAGTTTATAACTACTATATTAACTCTTATATTTCAGGCTGGGGTTAAGGAATTAGGTGAGCATTATGTCACAAAATGCATGTCATTCCGTATGATTTatcagacacttaaaaaaaaacaacccaaaacacccTTCCCAAccctaaaacaacaacaagaaaacaaaacccaccccccaaaccccccaagatTAGGGTTTGGGTGGATGCTTTTTGCTTTGCAGTAAACTTTTTTCTGAAgttgcattttgctttcttcaggaTTTTCTGTATGGTATATCTAGCCACAAGCTTCCTGGAATTCTTTGCTGCTTTGTGGCAAGTGATAGAAGGCTTCTATATAAGCTGCCCCTGGTGGCAAGAATTTGGACTAATTTTGaggacaccccccccgcccccctttaTTTTGGTATCTGGGTTACTTGCAAGTCCAAAACAAAAACGTCATCCATGTGCCACTTACTTATCTTGTTTgcatgttctttttctctgtttcagattCTTACATTTACTGTAATACCATCTGCTAGTTTCTCACTTAAAAGCTGAGCCAACCTGAATGTCTTTGAGTTGATAATTTTAACATTAACTGTTCTAAATGTATAAATTTagtgttctcatttatttttaatagttatttaATTTATAAGTTTGTATAGATGTACCAGTCATTACAAACAAAAACTGAATACAACAGtgaatttatctttttaagaaaTGCTAGGTGGTAATGCAGACATCAGGTCTTTTAGTGCGGTATGTGAAGAGACTTGGTCTGCTTTACTGAATTGGTTCAAATGTGACTTGGTTGCACTTAGCAAATTAGGTGTTTTGTCAAATCTTAATATAAGAGAAAATGGTCAggtgatttttgttgttgttagggAAATGTATTCCTGAAAAGACATAGTCTAACAGTCTGCTTCAGTGGGCAGTAAGGTTTTTCTTTCTATGACAACATCCCATATTTGTTGGAACTGTTTGTCTTTAAAAGAGATTATCTGCAATATGATTCTAGCAGGTGAGGCTAATTTTTGGTATCTTTATATTACTCTTTCCTTGGGGCAGGCATGATTACTATATAACCATTAGTAGAAATAGTAACTTTGTAGCATCTGCTAGCAAAGTAATCTGATTTACAGGTGATATCATCCggatgttttaaaaacatgtttaatttatTGTGCTATGGACAGAGATTGgacttcaatttaaaaaaaaaaaaatttcctctgtTGGATTTGATTTCCAGATCCTTTCTTCATTATCTcatctattatttttttcttttttagaagagTTGTTAGCTGTCCTGCATTTTTCATTGCACTCAATGGAAAGGAAGGCGAAACTTTCATTagactttaaaattttaattaaaactactGAACTGGCAATATTACTGCGCAAAAAGAGTAGgctttttgaaatgtattttgatcTAATTCAATTATCTTTAAAGCCAAAATATTATGGTAAACTTCACTGGGAACAGAATTAGGCtcatttgaagattttttttttttaattccagtctAAATGTACAGTATTGGATTCCTGCCTTCACAGAAGGAAGGTGATAACGTATATTGCGTAGTAGTAGCTTGTGACCTCTAACATAAACTTTTTTGTAACTTATAAAATGAGTTGTGGttcatgcatttcttctttttctttttttttttcttgctccaaGGCAAAGCGGAAAAAGCAAGCAGCTCCAGAAAAGcctgtaaagaaacaaaagactGGTGAAAGTTCAAAAGGTGCAGCTTCTTCTAAGCAAAGCAGTAACAGAGATGAGAATATGTTTCAGGTAAAATTGATGACTCTCTTAGAGCCTGGTTAAGGTAACTATTTACATCATATTCAGTATAAATTTTATGAGGCAATCTGAATATCTTGATAGCATAGTGCTTGGTCTCCTGAAGCCTTGGCCAAAGGGGATTACGATGCTAGCATGCAGATGAGAGACTCAGAAAAAGTGTTGTCAGGTTTCATCAGAGTAAAAGAATGAGTTATGGCAATTGATTCTAACCCTCATGTCTTTGCCTGTGGTAACTCTCTGGGTAGTCATTTTGTCTGTAAATACAGCGCTTTCATGAGTATACTGTAAATATTAGATCAGGACAGTCTCTACATGGAAATGTTTTTTAATCAGGACTCTTGAAAGAAAGGTTCTTGGAAACCAAAGTATGGACTCTTCATTCCTATTTAACTAGGTCAAGGGCAACTTGGCTTCTGTCTTATAAGACAGTGTCTTGGAATAAGTTTTGCTTGTTCCTTTATGATGCAGACTTTTCTCAGTGAACATCCAAAAAGATTGTAATTTTTGACATTGTCCTTATTTTTAAGATGGGATGAATGTACATTTTTCAGTAGCAAGAAGCATTTGTGAATTCAGGGTATTGCAGTTCCTGGGGTTAGCCAAGGCAGTAGCAATGTATGCTGAAAGCTGTGCAAGAATATACATAGCTCAGAATTACCTGTTTTAGGGGTGCGGATCAAGACTAATTAAATGTCTGTGACTAGCTGGCTTGAAAGGGGCAGGGGATAGGAAAGGAACTTAAATTCTTAGAGACTTTGATTCTTAAGTTTGTGAAAGGGTATGGGAGAGGTGCCTAATAAGATGGTCCCAACACTGAGTAAGGCAAAAGaaatggtgtcgtggtttaactccagccggcaactaagcaccacacagccgctcgctcactccccccccacagtgagatgggggacagaatcagaagggtgaaagtgagaaaactcgtgggttgagataaaaacagtttaataggtaaagcaaaagctgcacacgcaagcaaagcaaaacaaggaattcattcactacttcccattggcaggcaggtgttcagccatctccaggaaagcagggctccatcatgcatgatgggttacttgggaagacaaacgccatcactccgaatgtcccccccttcctccttcttcccccagcttttattgctgagcatgatgtcacatggtatggaatatccctttggccagttggggtcagctgtcccagctgtgtcccctcccagcttcttgtgcaccccagcctactcgctggtggggtggtgtgagaagcagaaaaggccttgactctgtgtaagcactgctcagcaataacaaaaccatccctgtattatcaacactgttttcagcacaaacccaaaacgtagccccatactagctactatgaagaaaattaactctatcccagccaaaaccaacacaaatggttttgggctgtagctgtgcaaagtaatatggcaaaaaaaaaaaaaaacaaaacttttctagAGAGAAGACCTACCTGCTTAACTGATACTCTAATACAGGtcagttatttttaatgtatcaaTTCTCACTTTCCTCTTCATGTATAATTGGAGGGAGAGCTTCAATTTAAGACACTGCGCATCAATGCCTTGACTTTCCCATCAAAGGAAGAATATAATATTTTTAGTTCTGTTGGGGTATGCTTTGATCCATGTAGGAAAAATGAGATAGTATCTTCTACACCTAATGAGGTGAACTGCAGTTAGAACTCAAAAAAAACTACGTATGGGTTTTATGGTATGTTTGTAATAGGTTCAGAAATTCCAGCCTTGGGGAAACAGTTAAAATTTTTTATGCTCTCccgatgagagagagagagaaaaaaaaaaacactgaaaaaactcctctttcaaataaaagcaaaagtatttgTGTGCTCTGATTTCTTTTAACCTTTTTGACCTAAGATAATAAGTTACTAAAAACAGACAGTAGAGGACTCATTAGTCCGATAAGAGCAGGATTCTTCCAGTGTTGAgtaaaatatagaaaaaatatttcaatattacCTTGACCTAAACCATCAGTGTTCCTTAGTCTCTGCCTGCCTTTTAGTTACTCAACAACAAAAGTTTTTTTAGATTGCTTATTGTGTTATGTGAAGCACTGTTATTTTTTATCATGCTACATCAGCTTACGTGCGTTAACTAAGATGCAACTGTTTCAGTGTAGAAATAGCACTGTAGGTCTGAGGAtacttcccttctctcccccctaCACAGGAGAGCATGCTAGAAGATCTAGTCGTGTGTTAATTTTTAggtatggttttgtttgttctagGACTACTAGTACTAGAAActctcctttctgcttccccATGGTAGTAAAATGATCTCTGTGCAAGTGACTCTGCAGTATAACTTACAAGTGTGGCTTCAATTGATGGAAATCAGGCTGTAAAGTATTCATAGGATAGTCAGAAGTTCTGTGGCATCTATATTGTGTGTGGGAGTGGCAGCAAATGATGTTAAACTTGGTGGTTTGCTCTTCTACACCTTCGGGCTGTGTTCTTAAAGTATACAGCTTCCCTTAATATTGAGCTCATTGTGACTGCTGTATTCAGAAGATTCAGCATTTTCATAAAGATCTacgttttattatttttgtttgaaactaATGTTGGTGTAATGGTATTCTTGAAACTAATTATGAAGAATAGAATAATTGTAAGTAGAAGGGAATTAATTCAGTATAAGAGACCAAGTGTATTTTATTTACGTGTCTTGGCCTTTTTAGGTTTTATAGGTAGCCTAGTATACTTTGGAATTTGTTAAAGGATTTGGGTGCAGTTGGGGCGCAGAAATTTATCTTGCTTCCATTTGTGATGTATTACTAGAGGCCCTAAGGACAAGCATTATTCATGTTAATGTGGAAGGGTTTAGTGTTGATACATTAGATTCCTGTCTGTGGCTTTGAGCCAATGCGAGTTCTACATCATGTGCTTTGGTTAGTTTGACAAATCCTGTCATCTACCTATGCCTGATTTGGATAAGGTTTGTTAATGCTGTCAGGCTACAGTATTAATAACTATCCAGAGCGGAACCACATGATGTGATGAGGCATTTCACAGAAATTGTTACTTCAAAAGTAGTTTGCCTGTTGTCCCTCCcccccatatttttttttttttaggtcgaATTTGCTTTTTGACTTGTGAGAAATAAGTTCTTCAGTTTCCCAGTGTAATGTCTTTACCTATCATGGGCTCCTGAAAGTAGATAAATATGCTTGTGATGCTCTGGAAGGTGATTAATTCTGAAACTTAGGTGGTCACCGATGCATTTCACAATCAATGTGCTAAACCAATTTGCTGTGTTGCAGATCTCAGCTGTTTACAGGACTCTCTATTCTAGGAGTTTATATTGGCTTATTGTGCTTCTTCTAATGCTATACATACAGTTATCAGCTAAGAAAGAAGgatgctttttttgctgtttctacTTTCACAGCACGTATACAGTTTAATCAAGGCAAActggaaataggaagaaaaatgatgaaGAAGGTGGTTGCTTAAACTCATACAGGAAGTCAGTTGCATAGCTGTGAAAGAAGCCTAGACACAGTTCAGTGCATTTTATTCTAAGAAACGGAAACCTGGAAATAgtgtttttaatgtcttctgaTTTATTTAATTCAATAGAATAAATATCACAGCTCCTTAGATATACTAATAAAAAGCATATGAACTTGTCTATGAAGGTTGAACTGCAGTAACTACCCTGCTATAAATCAATACAGCCCTTGGAACACTAATGTGGTTACAGAGATACAAAGGTGTCTTAGATCAGTGAAATTATTCTAGGACTATCAGCTGCTGCATGAACAAAGAATTGTTCAGAAATGACTCAATGCCGGAATTGCAGGTAACTGAACTTCAAGAAATATCAATTTACTTAAATAAATCTAGATTTTGGTTGAGGTTTTTAAACTATACTTTAGAAGCCTATTTAAAGCTTTTAGCAGTGGCAACTGTTTTGCATAGAGTTCAACTAAACATTCGAAATTTAATGTGAGCGTTCAGCTGAAATCTAGACAGTGGCATAAAACCTAActtaatttcagcattttcatatgGAACCGTTTACATTTAAGGTAGACTTACTGACTGAGTAAATGTGTACTTTGTATTATTGCCCCTCGCCTTACTGTAGTTGAATTAAGACGTGGTCTTATCTTTAATAGTCAAATCCTAAACCCTTTTACTATATTTGCAGCTATAATCTGCTATATTGtatcagattttatttcttagaGCAAATCTGGAATTACTTGGCAATGCACTAATATTCTTTGAtagacctggaaaaaaaagatattgtggAGTACTACTATTTGAAGCTGGTTTTAGAGGTGACCTTAAAAGTCACTGAAACGTTATAGGATAAAACCAAGAAATGTTGTTCATGTAGGCTATTTAGGATGTCCTTTGCCAGCAGTGCTGATGGACTTGGGCATGGTACCAAGTTCGGTGTGAAAATTCAGCTACCGTGACATCATACCTTATTTTTGAATGTTAAATTTGTAGTACTGTGAAAGTATTTAATAAATCAATCACAAAATACTATCTTATAAACTTGTTCATTTTAAAGGATGCTTTGAAGTAGGAAAACAACTGCTTCAGGCTTATGGTATCTAAAGATGTCCCAattgtgttaaaataaattttagagtTAATTTAGCATGATCTgcataagaagaaaaattactttaagcAAACATAAAGCATacttgtttatatatattttgtgaAATAACAGCTTTTATGACTTAAACATCTGTGGATGATTTTAGTTGATTGGAGAGTTGTTCATGCTTTCTGGTCAGACTTAATGCTAGTAAGATGTGTTTGGCCCCCCGTTAAATTATGTCAAAGTGCAAGATGCATAAATTAAGGAAGTTGAAAACTAAAACTAATGTTTTATCAGGGAGgaatattctatttttaaaattgcttactTTATGAAGAAAGAACACATTCTAAAGTGCATCCAGAAGGTGCATGCAGAATACTAAGAATTTCTTACATGAATTGTATTTGATTATGTTTTTATTATCTGATTTCTGATTCTCGAATTCATATTATACTTTGAATTTATGTGAATGAATATTTTTATCATCAAATTTGGAAAAATTTGATAAAGCCTAAATATGTAGTGTAATGTGTAGTTGTCAGTATGCCTGttgtctcttttcccttcctccccccccccttttttttcttgtcctaagAAAAAAGAAGCCCTCATAATTCAGTTAAGCCACTGTGTTGTGAAATTATGAAATCCGAAAGTCACTTCATACTGTGCTACATGATGGTAAACTTAAAGGATTTGGATGCTTTTTTTAGAACATCTGGTACAGTGCGATAGTCTTTTAACCACAGTTCCAATGAAGTGCCATGAGGACTTGGGAGCAGGCATGGGACAGTTGGTGGCTTACTTTTGTTTccatatgtatttaaaaaaaaccaaaacaaacaaaaaaaaccaacccccccctaGAAATCGTGCTTATCTCATGTGAATATCTAATTTGATTTCTGTACATATGGAATGGACTAAAATTTAGCTTTGTTTACAACTGCTACTAACAAAGATGGTTATAATAGAggcaaaattttattttggaaaacagtaaATTAGTGGGTTTTGTAAGAGTTAAGCTTGTTAAGAATATAGGTATTTTTATTCTAGGAGAGCCACTTTTGCATTGAGCACTCAACTGGTTTTaagtcattcattcatttatattGTCATTACTTATTTGCCTACTGACTACTCTGGATTAAGCTCTTGATCTAGTTGTTTCTCTGGTGTCTAAAATAAGCTGCAGTGTGCAATGTCATGTGTCCAAGTCTGATACTGCTGGGAAAAGTGAATGCTGTAACATGTAAAATATCTAAAAGATATCCTTATATGTGTTTTGACAGATTGGCAAAATGAGGTATGTCAGTGTTCGTGACTTTAAAGGGAAAGTCTTAATTGATATTAGAGAATATTGGATGGATCAAGAAGGTGAAATGAAGCCTGGCAGAAAAGGTATTGTTCTGCTTCatgttattttgtattaaaacacTGTCTGCAGTTTGCTGGAGAACTTTGTGTATCAGATTTTTATACTTTGTTAGTACATGGTATTTTTAGAGtaatatttctacttttttataatttatattttaacaaaTGATTAGTTTTATCTGTAGAtcataaacaaaaccaaagtggTTTCATTGGCCTGAGTCTGTTTTCCTAAATGGATCCCCCATGATTTATGGAAAACAAGACATCAAATACAAGCAAATTTGGTATGGGAGTTATATATATAGCCATACATTTTCCTATTGATTAACTTAATCAActtcatttcttgcttttattaCAATTGGATTTCTTATTTCAGAAGTCACTGAAAAGATTGAAGTTATTCATTTGTAATAAGatgttaatttctttaaaacaatgaTGATCTTAAATTTCTATCAAACtttagattaaaataattaaaatatttaatgttactactagttttgtaaaaaatatttcaagacttTAGTTCAGGTGAAAATACCTCAAGTGTTCAAGTTTTGGTACTGTGCTTCTAATCTGCAACACAGCATAAGCTGTTGTACTTTTAATTGCTACTCCCATACCTACTTTTTATGGCATGCCTTCACTGAACCATTTTCAGAATTCTGCTACATGCAAGATGGGGATGTGAGGATAGTTGCAGTAGTAGTGCTTTCCTTAATGTCACGTTGCTTCTGTTAGAAAAGCTTACTTTTAATCATTTTTCACATTGTGCCAAGGAAAGAGGTAAGTATGAAACATCCTGTCCTGGAGATTGAAGACATTTAATGTAGAATCAGCATAAGGTTTGTTACATTCTCCTAGTGTGTCCAGGAGCAAATAGACATTTCGAAAGCTTGAGAAATGTTTTCAACAGCTCTTAAATAATCACTGAGAATAGGTTTGTATGAACAGGTATACTGGTATTGTATAGGAAAATTTCTTGGTTTGGATGTGTTGCTGCTACTTAACAAAAAAAGATTACTCCAACTTCTAAGGACTTTAAACTGCTGTGTTTTGAGGTGGAAATCAAAAGTATATGCAGTTTGAGCGGTAAACTACAATGAAACTTGATGGGTATGCCAAGTGACAAAAATTACATGATGTAGATAGAAATGTTTATCAATGTGGCAAAAGGATCTGAATTTTATTAggataaaattaataataatctgATACAGTATGTGAGTCTAATGTTCTTATGCATTTATGAGCCCCTTATCTAGCTATCCTAAAAATAGTATGAACAGTTGAAATTGTGTAATAAAATATGGGGGGGGAAACCCCAACAGTTTAGAATTGTTGTGTCAGATTG
The DNA window shown above is from Aptenodytes patagonicus chromosome W, bAptPat1.pri.cur, whole genome shotgun sequence and carries:
- the LOC143172274 gene encoding activated RNA polymerase II transcriptional coactivator p15, whose protein sequence is MPKSKELVSSSSSASDSDSEVDKKAKRKKQAAPEKPVKKQKTGESSKGAASSKQSSNRDENMFQIGKMRYVSVRDFKGKVLIDIREYWMDQEGEMKPGRKGISLNPEQWNQLKEQISDIDDAVRKL